Proteins encoded by one window of Anopheles maculipalpis chromosome 2RL, idAnoMacuDA_375_x, whole genome shotgun sequence:
- the LOC126556746 gene encoding attractin, producing the protein MPLEYLQMFVYLLHKSKYRRKCGPSPTPLSVVVAGGRAMDLCRLSLVVLLSLSCHFGPTIVSSQGLVGATDPGSRCTEVRCMNGGVCKNGTCLCPDGWQGSECQFCGGKVRLTDPSGSIHDGLGNYSIGVKCSWLIDAREHNSITDKVSTGPSQPSVIRLHLEEFATECGWDHLYVYDGDSVESPLLAVFSGLMYRKNFTIRRIPEVFAHSGSALLHFFSDDAYNMSGFNISYQVNACPTNDSSLNCSGNGDCWNGLCSCNVGFTGAACNIPRCPNYCSAHLGRGVCNEKQQRCICSAGYTGNDCSQTIAHGYWTAIDAGETEGFTPPGSASHGAAVFHDTLYVIAGESYGKAAALLYMYDFNGKVWETAHTESKPVPELRYGASTVIFGDKIFMYGGVIEGKGVCGELWAFDVSAKIWENITVKSEQCNETYEMCGPLRSAGHTATIVTNYDQVGGSGGKKILSGGGGGGSSQKMVVIFGHSPQFGYLNTVQEFNFGTREWKIVQTRGYPVKGGYGHSAAYDPLRDRIYVYGGIVSESDSSQLLSNKLFSYEPHERLWTLLETAPTARFLHTANFLTPGLMMVFGGNTHNDTSHSFGAKCYSRDLMVYDVLCDSWHTQPMPADLYADLARFGHSAAVFERSLYIYGGFDGQMINDMLKFTPGECQAFNRTEQCLNTRPGVKCVWDIQKSKCMPASAVQRERLFDRDQEGLEVCPKKSRLVMTQQELMDYELCSQLTTCQGCVSTAYGCMFCGIGNGKGICVKEKCPDVSYTFRADFYPTKALKDCPDNEEHVCAQLHGCHACTAVSVCHWDYEHSKCQYSRNKSGDALNDACPPACSGLTSCGNCTQEECIWCQNEQRCVDKNAYTASFPYGQCREWTTGSSKCRAASSGKSQCGFYRTCAQCRDDPACGWCDDGSMTGLGKCLPGGDSGAHEESECPAQRWHFTHCPSCQCNGHSTCPDSKTCKQPCNDLTVGPNCDKCKSGYWGNPVNGGICQKCECNGQAQYCHSETGKCFCSTKGLAGDHCEKCDATNHYHGDPSRGSCYYDLTIDYQFTFNLSKKEDRHFTQINFRNSPVKPDIDADFTITCSVAARMNITIRTAGGIEKPLFSAVNCSTFRYRFSKAEHQFGIEDNVTLTTFYVYVYDFQPPLWIQIAFSQYPKLNLQQFFITFSTCFLLLLVMAAILWKIKQHYDMFRRRQRLFVEMEQMASRPFSQVLVEIESREYNELSPAVENITAAPRKRKKDSPSPIALEPCEGNRAAVLSLLVRLPTGGLQHSPPGQSAGLAVASALVTLGNPRRSSIEHPKEPKTKRKQSQHPDSCI; encoded by the exons ATGCCGCTCGAATATctgcaaatgtttgtttatctgCTGCACAAATCCAAGTACCGAAGAAAATGTGGCCCATCGCCAACGCCACTGTCAGTGGTGGTGGCGGGTGGCCGTGCCATGGACTTGTGTCGTCTTTCGTTGGTGGTGCTGTTATCTTTATCATGCCACTTTGGGCCTACGATCGTCTCGAGCCAGGGACTAGTTGGAGCGACCGATCCCGGCAGCCGATGCACGGAGGTACGATGCATGAACGGTGGTGTCTGCAAAAACGGAACCTGTCTGTGCCCGGATGGCTGGCAAGGGTCCGAGTGCCAATTCTGCGGTGGTAAGGTTAG ATTAACGGATCCATCCGGCAGCATCCACGATGGATTGGGCAACTATTCGATTGGTGTCAAATGCAGCTGGTTAATCGACGCCCGCGAACACAACAGCATCACGGACAAGGTATCGACCGGTCCATCCCAACCGTCAGTGATACGGCTTCATCTGGAAGAGTTTGCGACCGAATGTGGCTGGGACCATCTGTACGTGTACGATGGCGATTCGGTCGAATCACCGCTGCTGGCCGTCTTTAGCGGGCTAATGTATCGGAAAAATTTCACCATCCGTCGAATACCGGAAGTGTTTGCCCATTCCGGCTCAGCCCTGTTACACTTCTTCAGTGACGATGCGTACAATATGTCCGGCTTTAACATTTCCTACCAGGTGAATGCATGCCCCACGAATGATTCGTCACTGAATTGTTCCGGGAATGGCGATTGCTGGAATGGATTGTGTAGCTGTAATGTCGGATTTACTGGTGCGGCTTGCAATATTCCCCGCTGTCCAAACTATTGTTCCGCCCATCTGGGACGGGGCGTTTGCAACGAGAAGCAGCAACGCTGTATCTGCAGTGCGGGATACACGGGGAACGATTGCTCGCAAACGATCGCACACGGCTACTGGACGGCGATCGATGCGGGAGAGACGGAGGGTTTTACCCCGCCGGGCAGTGCATCGCATGGAGCAGCTGTTTTCCACGACACACTGTACGTGATTGCGGGCGAAAGCTATGGGAAAGCGGCGGCCCTGCTATACATGTACGATTTCAACGGGAAGGTGTGGGAAACGGCACATACCGAGAGCAAACCGGTGCCGGAGTTGCGGTACGGCGCATCGACGGTCATCTTCGGTGACAAGATATTTATGTACGGCGGTGTCATCGAGGGCAAGGGCGTTTGTGGGGAGCTGTGGGCATTCGATGTGAGTGCAAAGATTTGGGAAAACATAACCGTCAAGTCGGAACAGTGCAACGAAACGTATGAGATGTGTGGTCCGCTACGTTCCGCCGGACACACGGCAACGATCGTAACGAACTACGATCAGGTGGGAGGGAGCGGTGGAAAGAAGATACTGTCCGGTGGTGGGGGCGGTGGAAGTTCCCAGAAGATGGTGGTCATTTTTGGACATTCGCCTCAGTTCGGATACCTCAACACGGTGCAAGAGTTTAACTTTGGGACGCGTGAGTGGAAGATCGTGCAGACGCGTGGGTACCCGGTAAAGGGTGGTTATGGCCATTCGGCTGCCTACGATCCCCTGCGGGACCGTATTTACGTGTACGGTGGCATCGTGTCGGAGAGTGACAGTTCGCAGCTGCTAAGCAATAAACTGTTTAGCTACGAACCGCACGAACGGTTGTGGACGTTGCTGGAGACGGCACCGACGGCGCGGTTTCTGCACACGGCCAACTTCCTAACGCCTGGACTGATGATGGTTTTCGGCGGTAATACCCATAACGATACATCACACAGCTTTGGCGCAAAGTGTTACTCCCGGGATCTGATGGTGTACGATGTGCTGTGTGACTCGTGGCACACGCAACCGATGCCGGCGGATCTGTACGCGGATTTGGCACGTTTTGGCCATTCGGCGGCAGTTTTCGAGCGGTCACTGTACATCTACGGCGGATTCGATGGGCAGATGATAAACGATATGCTAAAGTTTACACCGGGAGAATGTCAAGCGTTTAACCGGACGGAACAGTGTCTTAATACGCGTCCGGGTGTAAAGTGTGTGTGGGACATACAGAAGAGCAAATGTATGCCGGCGTCGGCTGTACAGCGCGAGCGGCTGTTCGACCGTGACCAAGAAGGGTTGGAAGTATGTCCGAAGAAGAGTCGACTCGTAATGACCCAACAGGAGCTGATGGATTACGAGTTATGTAGTCAGCTGACCACGTGCCAGGGTTGCGTTTCGACCGCGTACGGTTGTATGTTTTGCGGAATCGGCAACGGGAAGGGTATCTGCGTGAAGGAAAAGTGCCCGGATGTGTCGTACACGTTTCGGGCCGATTTCTATCCCACCAAGGCACTCAAGGATTGTCCGGACAATGAGGAGCACGTGTGTGCGCAACTGCACGGGTGCCATGCTTGTACGGCGGTAAGTGTTTGCCACTGGGACTACGAGCACAGCAAGTGTCAGTACAGCCGGAACAAATCGGGCGATGCACTGAACGATGCGTGTCCACCGGCCTGCTCGGGACTTACGTCGTGCGGTAACTGTACGCAGGAAGAGTGTATCTGGTGCCAGAATGAACAGCGGTGCGTGGATAAGAATGCGTACACTGCCAGCTTTCCGTACGGCCAGTGTCGCGAGTGGACGACGGGTTCGAGCAAATGTCGTGCGGCAAGCAGCGGGAAAAGTCAGTGCGGTTTCTATCGCACCTGTGCCCAGTGTAGGGATGATCCGGCCTGTGGTTGGTGCGACGATGGTTCGATGACCGGGTTGGGTAAGTGTTTGCCGGGCGGAGACAGTGGGGCACACGAAGAATCCGAATGTCCAGCCCAGCGGTGGCATTTTACGCACTGTCCTAGTTGTCAGTGCAATGGACATAGTACTTGTCCCGATTCGAAGACGTGCAAGCAACCGTGTAACGATCTAACCGTTGGACCGAACTGTGACAAGTGCAAGTCGGGCTACTGGGGTAATCCGGTTAATGGAGGCATTTGTCAGAAGTGTGAATGCAACGGACAGGCACAGTACTGTCACAGTGAGACGGGCAAGTGCTTCTGCAGCACCAAGGGACTGGCCGGTGATCATTGCGAAAAGTGTGACGCCACGAACCATTACCATGGTGATCCGAGCCGTGGTTCGTGCTACTACGATCTAACGATCGACTATCAGTTTACGTTCAACCTTTCGAAGAAGGAGGATCGCCACTTTACACAGATCAATTTCCGCAACTCACCGGTCAAGCCGGACATTGATGCGGACTTTACCATCACGTGCAGTGTAGCGGCCAGGATGAACATCACGATCAGGACGGCGGGCGGTATCGAGAAGCCACTGTTTTCGGCGGTCAACTGTTCCACGTTTCGGTACCGATTTTCGAAGGCGGAGCATCAGTTTGGAATCGAGGACAATGTTACGCTGACAACGTTCTACGTGTACGTGTACGACTTTCAGCCACCGCTCTGGATACAGATAGCGTTTTCGCAGTATCCGAAGCTGAATTTGCAGCAGTTCTTTATTACCTTCTCAAC ATGTTTCCTTCTGCTCCTCGTTATGGCGGCCATTCTGTGGAAGATTAAGCAACACTACGACATGTTCCGGCGTCGTCAGCGACTATTTGTTGAAATGGAACAGATGGCGTCGAGACCATTTTCGCAG GTGTTGGTCGAGATTGAAAGTAGAGAATACAACGAGCTATCGCCAGCTGTAGAAAATATTACCGCTGCGCCCCGGAAACGTAAAAAG GACTCACCCAGTCCAATCGCGCTGGAGCCATGTGAAGGTAACAGGGCGGCAGTTCTTTCGCTTCTAGTCCGGCTGCCAACGG GTGGCCTTCAGCATTCTCCTCCTGGTCAATCGGCAGGTCTTGCCGTCGCAAGTGCATTAGTAACGTTAGGAAACCCACGACGCTCGTCGATAGAACATCCGAAGGAACCTAAGACTAAGCGTAAGCAGAGCCAACACCCTGATAGTTGTATATAA
- the LOC126559008 gene encoding charged multivesicular body protein 3, with translation MGLFGKSQDRNPKDMVQEWSSKLRKESFALDRQIRSIQREEDKIKRSLKEAAKKNDKEVCTILAKELIRSRKAINKIYTSKAHINSVQLQMKNQMATVRVAGSLAKSTEVMQAMQALVKLPEVAGTMREMSKEMMKAGIIEEMIDETMESLEDVEEMEEEAQKEIDNVLWEITAGKLGEAPATPLATPSKDGPSTSRAEEEEPEDEEDDMKEMQNRLQALRS, from the coding sequence GTCCAAGAATGGTCGTCCAAGCTACGCAAAGAATCATTCGCACTCGACCGACAGATACGCTCCATCCAGCGGGAGGAAGATAAAATTAAACGATCGCTCAAAGAAGCGGCCAAAAAGAATGACAAAGAGGTGTGTACCATCCTCGCGAAAGAGCTCATCCGTTCGCGGAAAGCGATCAACAAAATCTACACCAGCAAAGCGCACATCAATTCCGTGCAGCTACAGATGAAGAACCAGATGGCAACGGTGCGCGTCGCCGGTTCGTTGGCCAAGTCGACCGAAGTGATGCAGGCGATGCAGGCGCTCGTCAAGCTGCCTGAGGTTGCCGGTACGATGCGCGAAATGTCCAAGGAGATGATGAAGGCCGGCATCATCGAGGAAATGATCGACGAAACGATGGAATCGCTCGAAGACGTGGAGGAGATGGAAGAGGAAGCGCAAAAGGAGATCGACAACGTGCTGTGGGAGATTACGGCTGGTAAGCTTGGTGAGGCGCCGGCCACGCCGCTTGCAACTCCCTCGAAAGATGGACCGTCGACGTCGCGTGCCGAGGAGGAGGAACCGGAGGATGAAGAGGACGATATGAAGGAAATGCAGAACCGGTTGCAGGCACTGCGATCGTGA